One Oryza glaberrima chromosome 11, OglaRS2, whole genome shotgun sequence genomic region harbors:
- the LOC127755358 gene encoding uncharacterized protein LOC127755358 codes for MPKSVSIASSGLVMAMLDAGLLIPPPPEKERQGSKDAAADDSLPSSQILRDYYEHHPDRRKSMDEKENDDDDDEENQEHQETIGIGCILTSHCRRRRGTSFILDSGAPVHATGTGLFLLAASASLHEDSLLVYRARNGAKLPVAGVGTIACANFRIPNVSYVPGLRSGSYTIISVQQLAQSGYLVMFCGGCCYVKDHSDGSLVAKGRMHHDDGLYHLDYLRIPDDGVVKSARVEQDHA; via the exons ATGCCCAAATCTGTCTCCATTGCTAGCAGTGGGCTCGTCATGGCCATGCTCGACGCTGGGCTGCTGATTCCACCACCGCCGGAGAAAGAGCGCCAAGGTTCCAaggatgctgctgctgatgattcGCTGCCGTCTAGTCAGATACTGAG GGATTACTACGAGCACCACCCCGACCGGAGGAAATCCATGGATGAGAAAGAgaatgatgatgacgatgacgaagaGAATCAGGAGCATCAAGAAACGATCGGGATTGGGTGCATCCTCACtagccactgccgccgccgtcgcggtaCAAGTTTTATACTGGATTCGGGAGCTCCCGTGCACGCCACGGGCACGGGACTTTTTCTGCTCGCCGCATCAGCCTCTCTCCACGAAGACTCGCTGCTGGTGTACCGCGCGCGCAACGGCGCGAAGCTCCCGGTCGCCGGCGTGGGCACCATAGCCTGCGCCAACTTCCGCATCCCCAACGTCAGCTATGTCCCTGGCCTCCGATCCGGATCGTACACCATCATCTCGGTACAGCAGCTCGCTCAGAGCGGCTACCTCGTGATGTTCTGCGGTGGATGCTGCTATGTCAAGGATCACAGCGACGGTAGCCTCGTCGCCAAGGGCCGTATGCACCACGACGACGGCCTCTACCACCTCGATTACCTCCGAATCCCCGACGACGGCGTCGTGAAGTCGGCGCGAGTTGAACAAGATCATGCATAG
- the LOC127755037 gene encoding uncharacterized protein LOC127755037 isoform X2: MSNLYGGAPRKKVEIWGKFIDEEWTSRGVPTRQQQENILQNGAGRDHPNFVSWFCKKSMMDETMSDDLKQIARGCHTRVLLYNIYDVNGYRFRTHKYEQERPNATTINSGLVTIGQGENGEMTEYYGYIKEIIEISFDGTKPLTLVLFTCHWFDPSQVRYSPRYGLVEVSHASILPKFEPFVIAHQATQVYYMPYPCKSVQDLTNWWVVYKVQPIGRLEVPTDQDYDFVPNTDVVHYFQEDGLLGSFVIDLGLNFDNNSEEAASSRDTEDICNGKDLELLNGSSIQDVNYDDDESYYADSSNEDDEYPTNRDILYDEYF, encoded by the exons ATGTCCAATCTGTATGGAGGTGCTCCAAGGAAAAAGGTTGAAATATGGGG GAAGTTTATAGATGAGGAGTGGACTTCACGAGGTGTTCCAACTAGGCAACAGCAGGAGAACATCTTACAGAATGGTGCTGGGAGAGATCATCCTAAttttgtttcttggttttgtaAGAAG AGTATGATGGATGAGACTATGAGTGATGATTTGAAGCAAATAGCTAGAGGATGCCACACTCGAGTCttgttatataatatatatgatgtaAATGGGTATCGATTTCGGACACATAAATATGAGCAGGAGAGGCCAAATGCAACTACAATAAACAGTGGTTTGGTGACTATAGGACAGGGAGAAAATGGTGAAATGACTGAGTACTATGGTTACAtcaaagaaataatagaaatcaGCTTTGATGGCACCAAACCTCTCACACTTGTGCTCTTCACTTGCCATTGGTTTGACCCAAGCCAAGTCAGGTACTCGCCAAGATATGGCCTGGTTGAAGTTTCTCATGCATCAATCCTTCCCAAGTTTGAGCCATTTGTTATAGCTCATCAAGCGACACAAGTGTATTACATGCCATATCCATGCAAATCTGTACAAGATCtcactaattggtgggttgtaTATAAGGTGCAGCCAATTGGTAGATTAGAAGTACCCACTGATCAAGATTATGATTTTGTCCCCAACACTGATGTTGTCCACTATTTCCAAGAAGATGGCCTGCTTGGCAGTTTTGTAATTGATCTTGGTCTGAACTTTGATAATAATTCTGAAGAGGCTGCCAGCAGTAGGGATACTGAAGATATTTGCAATGGCAAGGACTTGGAGCTTCTCAATGGATCATCTATTCAAGATGTCAACTACGATGATGACGAGTCTTATTATGCTGACTCATCCAATGAAGATGATGAATATCCCACCAATAGAGATATCTTATATGATGAATATTTCTAA
- the LOC127755037 gene encoding uncharacterized protein LOC127755037 isoform X1 — MLVDRNWMYKGRRNRGEVTAEWILKTTEFLDMAFSRDTRCADVLCPCNYCNNTRPQIRDVMMKHLCKYGFRPEYTVWVYHGETHPTREEVVCESTEDEDRVVDINRMDDMVDDIRDAYVSVEEEDPEPTAQAFFEMLSAATKPLHEHTQVSQLDATTRLLAVKSQYAISIAGFDALLNVVCALLPQGHKLPPNLYEAKKFLSALNMPYEKIDACPKNCMLFRKENEHKTHCDKCGESRYVEVENSKGQKRQLTVARKVLRYLPIIPRLQRLYMSESQAKQMTWHKTGHRYHPDKIVHPADGEAWKKFDRDFPTFAMEMRNVRVAIATDGFCPFGMGASSYTCWPMFVIPLNLPPGICMRQHNMFLSLIIPGPNYPGKDISVFMEPLVDELIHAWQQGVLTYDRATKTNFIMRVSFLYSIHDLPAYGIFRGWCVHGKMSCPICMEVLQGKRLKYGGKYSFFDCHRQFLPSDHSFRTDSNSFMANTTVSTEPPRRLSGGEIKAQLDSLVLAPNGNGFVDYGKSHNWTHRSSLWRLPYFHMLVLPHNIDVMHNEKNVAEAIFNTCFDIPDKTKDNVKARLDQAALCNRPELNLVQKQPSGQWVKPRADFCLNRTQKKEILEWFRTLKFPDGYGSNLRRGVNLKNMRINGLKSHDYHIMMERLFPMMFRGYLPTHVWEVLAEVSFFYRKLCAKQFDPIEMENMESQIVVLVCKLEKIFPPGFFNPMQHLMIHLPYEARMGGPVQFRWNYPVERGQKYLKSKVRNRARVEASIAEAYILDEISNFTSIYFADQVRTIHNPVPRYNVAQSTDCSLSLFSIKGDSTSRGVPRHLTGEEWDATMLYVLTNLTEVDDYIRKFIDEEWTSRGVPTRQQQENILQNGAGRDHPNFVSWFCKKSMMDETMSDDLKQIARGCHTRVLLYNIYDVNGYRFRTHKYEQERPNATTINSGLVTIGQGENGEMTEYYGYIKEIIEISFDGTKPLTLVLFTCHWFDPSQVRYSPRYGLVEVSHASILPKFEPFVIAHQATQVYYMPYPCKSVQDLTNWWVVYKVQPIGRLEVPTDQDYDFVPNTDVVHYFQEDGLLGSFVIDLGLNFDNNSEEAASSRDTEDICNGKDLELLNGSSIQDVNYDDDESYYADSSNEDDEYPTNRDILYDEYF; from the exons ATGCTAGTTGATCGTAATTGGATGTACAAGGGCCGTCGAAACCGCGGCGAGGTTACTGCTGAATGGATTTTGAAGACTACAGAATTTCTTGACATGGCATTCAGTCGGGACACACGCTGTGCTGATGTATTGTGCCCTTGTAACTACTGCAACAACACACGTCCCCAAATAAGAGATGTGATGATGAAACACCTTTGCAAGTATGGTTTCAGGCCTGAATATACTGTGTGGGTGTATCATGGTGAGACACACCCTACACGTGAAGAGGTGGTATGTGAAAGcactgaagatgaagataggGTTGTGGACATCAATCGGATGGATGATATGGTGGATGATATCCGAGATGCTTATGTCTCAGTTGAGGAGGAAGATCCAGAGCCCACAGCGCAAGCTTTCTTTGAAATGTTGTCTGCAGCGACTAAACCTCTCCACGAACATACACAGGTATCACAACTTGATGCTACCACACGACTACTAGCAGTGAAGTCTCAGTATGCTATATCAATTGCTGGATTTGATGCACTTTTGAATGTGGTCTGTGCTCTCCTCCCCCAAGGGCATAAGCTACCACCCAACTTGTATGAGGCAAAGAAATTCCTTAGTGCTTTGAATATGCCGTATGAAAAGATAGATGCATGCCCTAAAAATTGTATGCTCTTTAGGAAGGAGAATGAACATAAGACACACTGTGATAAGTGTGGAGAGAGTAGGTATGTGGAGGTCGAAAACAGTAAGGGCCAGAAGAGACAATTAACTGTTGCAAGAAAGGTACTTCGTTATCTTCCAATCATCCCAAGACTTCAGCGGCTATACATGTCAGAATCTCAGGCCAAGCAAATGACATGGCACAAAACTGGTCATCGATACCATCCTGACAAGATTGTACATCCAGCTGACGGTGAAGCCTGGAAGAAGTTTGATAGAGACTTTCCAACCTTTGCTATGGAAATGCGCAATGTTAGAGTAGCAATAGCCACAGACGGGTTCTGTCCATTTGGTATGGGTGCCTCTTCATACACTTGCTGGCCTATGTTTGTCATTCCTCTGAACCTTCCACCTGGTATTTGCATGCGGCAGCACAACATGTTTCTTAGTTTGATAATTCCTGGGCCGAACTATCCTGGTAAAGATATTAGTGTATTCATGGAGCCCTTAGTTGATGAACTCATACATGCTTGGCAGCAAGGTGTGTTGACATATGATCGTGCCACCAAGACAAATTTTATTATGCGAGTCTCCTTCCTTTATTCTATCCATGACCTTCCAGCCTATGGCATATTCCGTGGTTGGTGTGTGCACGGGAAGATGTCATGTCCAATCTGTATGGAGGTGCTCCAAGGAAAAAGGTTGAAATATGGGGGTAAGTACTCATTTTTTGATTGTCATCGCCAGTTTCTTCCAAGTGATCACAGTTTTAGAACTGATTCAAACTCTTTTATGGCAAACACTACTGTTAGTACTGAGCCACCTCGTCGTCTCTCGGGTGGAGAGATAAAAGCTCAGTTAGATAGCCTTGTCCTTGCTCCTAATGGAAATGGTTTTGTAGACTATGGCAAAAGTCACAATTGGACACATAGGTCTAGTTTGTGGAGACTCCCTTACTTTCATATGCTAGTACTTCCTCATAATATCGATGTCATGCACAATGAGAAGAATGTTGCTGAGGCAATATTCAATACTTGCTTTGACATCCCAGACAAGACGAAGGACAATGTCAAGGCTCGCCTTGACCAAGCTGCACTTTGTAACCGCCCTGAGTTGAACCTTGTCCAAAAACAACCATCTGGTCAATGGGTAAAACCAAGAGCGGATTTTTGCTTGAACAGAACTCAGAAGAAAGAAATATTGGAATGGTTTCGAACATTGAAATTTCCTGATGGGTACGGGTCGAACTTAAGGAGAGGAGtaaatttgaaaaacatgcggATTAATGGGTTAAAAAGCCACGATTACCACATAATGATGGAACGTCTCTTCCCAATGATGTTTCGTGGCTACTTGCCAACACATGTGTGGGAAGTGCTAGCAGAGGTGAGCTTCTTTTATCGCAAACTTTGTGCAAAACAGTTTGATCCCATAGAGATGGAAAACATGGAGAGTCAAATAGTTGTTTTGGTTtgcaaattagaaaaaatcttTCCACCTGGATTTTTCAATCCAATGCAACACTTGATGATTCACTTACCATATGAAGCTAGGATGGGTGGACCTGTACAATTCAGATGGAACTACCCTGTTGAAAGAGGCCAAAAGTATCTTAAGAGCAAAGTTAGAAACCGAGCTCGTGTTGAAGCATCCATAGCAGAGGCTTACATACTAGATGAAATCTCAAATTTCACATCTATATATTTTGCTGATCAAGTGCGGACAATTCATAATCCTGTCCCTCGATACAATGTGGCTCAGTCCACTGATTGTTCCCTTAGTCTCTTCTCTATTAAGGGAGATTCTACTAGCCGAGGAGTCCCTAGACACTTAACTGGTGAAGAGTGGGATGCTACCATGTTGTACGTGCTTACAAATCTTACTGAAGTGGATGACTACATTAG GAAGTTTATAGATGAGGAGTGGACTTCACGAGGTGTTCCAACTAGGCAACAGCAGGAGAACATCTTACAGAATGGTGCTGGGAGAGATCATCCTAAttttgtttcttggttttgtaAGAAG AGTATGATGGATGAGACTATGAGTGATGATTTGAAGCAAATAGCTAGAGGATGCCACACTCGAGTCttgttatataatatatatgatgtaAATGGGTATCGATTTCGGACACATAAATATGAGCAGGAGAGGCCAAATGCAACTACAATAAACAGTGGTTTGGTGACTATAGGACAGGGAGAAAATGGTGAAATGACTGAGTACTATGGTTACAtcaaagaaataatagaaatcaGCTTTGATGGCACCAAACCTCTCACACTTGTGCTCTTCACTTGCCATTGGTTTGACCCAAGCCAAGTCAGGTACTCGCCAAGATATGGCCTGGTTGAAGTTTCTCATGCATCAATCCTTCCCAAGTTTGAGCCATTTGTTATAGCTCATCAAGCGACACAAGTGTATTACATGCCATATCCATGCAAATCTGTACAAGATCtcactaattggtgggttgtaTATAAGGTGCAGCCAATTGGTAGATTAGAAGTACCCACTGATCAAGATTATGATTTTGTCCCCAACACTGATGTTGTCCACTATTTCCAAGAAGATGGCCTGCTTGGCAGTTTTGTAATTGATCTTGGTCTGAACTTTGATAATAATTCTGAAGAGGCTGCCAGCAGTAGGGATACTGAAGATATTTGCAATGGCAAGGACTTGGAGCTTCTCAATGGATCATCTATTCAAGATGTCAACTACGATGATGACGAGTCTTATTATGCTGACTCATCCAATGAAGATGATGAATATCCCACCAATAGAGATATCTTATATGATGAATATTTCTAA
- the LOC127754060 gene encoding uncharacterized protein LOC127754060 translates to MRRLSLGNREASNCSDQAVSGATLPRCSTRSSCSQQPNHSPNLDEEILEEEETSEEIWFRGPTRVPPQPTREEDKPVLTPVGDRQWRANDYGGNIRVPNSILTLLLKQWFPGIVTLKGKEEPAWSWKHYRIAPDTPRSNQIRLPSCLHRVEEDFWLYFRWAEGKEQEARKVVHNCVKGLVDRLFYEIRILAVLNYQRKILKVNTSREIACRTYLTESEYLKVEPWWFLNSENAWRELIRLRWCNPKWQAVSRAHRIRREKMKGPSHRQGSANLSRYQKNLEKKKKRPVAPLEAYTEGRRENREDGQFSCDPRVAEKLEAYAAAYVQLHGPENDWRTSPIDPVAVHMAGGGKKHGHFMIGDGLIDSSAVFGDNSRDDQRPRRRLRTDHDNTNQVEDLLRQLQEEREAREREREEREREKERERQEKEQEKEREREERAREKEQERKEREEERKERELEKIASQQKSAFFEAALRVIQSKLNIDLSASGTPPLPVMLTHLASSGPVASNGNSGPNHVGVGAASGAIVNF, encoded by the exons ATGCGGCGCTTGAGCTTAGGCAATAGGGAGGCTTCCAATTGTTCAGATCAGGCAGTGAGTGGGGCTACCTTGCCCAGATGCAGTACAAGGTCCTCATGTTCCCAACAACCTAATCATTCTCCTAATTTGGATGAGGAGAttttggaggaggaagaaacatCTGAGGAAATCTGGTTTCGTGGTCCTACACGTGTGCCACCACAACCTACCCGAGAGGAGGACAAACCTGTGCTGACTCCAGTAGGAGACAG GCAATGGCGAGCAAATGATTATGGAGGCAACATTAGGGTCCCCAATAGCATCCTGACATTACTTCTTAAACAATGGTTCCCTGGCATTGTCACGTTGAAGGGTAAAGAGGAGCCAGCATGGAGTTGGAAACATTACAGGATAGCGCCGGATACTCCAAGAAGCAATCAAATACGGCTGCCAAGCTGTCTCCATCGTGTTGAGGAAGACTTCTGG CTTTACTTCAGGTGGGCAGAGGGAAAAGAACAAGAAGCTAGAAAGGTTGTCCACAATTGTGTCAAGGGCCTTGTTGATCGCTTGTTTTATGAAATTCGCATCCTAGCTGTGCTTAATTACCAAAGGAAAATCCTGAAGGTGAACACTTCCAGAGAAATCGCATGCAGAACTTATCTTACAGAGAGCGAGTACCTAAAG GTAGAACCATGGTGGTTCCTGAATTCAGAAAATGCATGGCGGGAGTTGATACGATTGCGGTGGTGTAATCCAAAATGGCAGGCTGTCTCACGTGCTCATAGGATACGGAGGGAGAAAATGAAAGGGCCATCTCACCGCCAAGGCAGTGCTAACTTGAGCCGTTACCAAAAAAATTTG gagaagaagaaaaagcgGCCAGTTGCTCCACTAGAGGCCTACACAGAAGGAAGGAGGGAAAATCGAGAGGATGGACAATTCAGCTGTGACCCGCGTGTAGCTGAGAAGCTT GAGGCCTATGCTGCAGCTTATGTTCAGTTGCATGGGCCAGAAAATGATTGGCGCACTTCTCCCATTGATCCTGTCGCTGTGCACATGGCTGGTGGTGGAAAGAAACATGGCCATTTCATGATTGGTGATGGACTCATTGACTCATCAGCAGTGTTTGGTGACAATTCGCGTGATGATCAACGCCCTCGCAGAAGATTGAGGACAGATCATGACAACACAAACCAGGTTGAAGACCTTCTGCGGCAACTACAAGAGGAGCGCGAGGCAAGGGAGCGAGAGCGTgaagagagggagcgtgagaaggagagggagcggcAGGAGAAGGAGCAGGAGAAGGAGCGTGAGCGTGAAGAGAGGGCGCGAGAGAAGGAGCAGGAGCgtaaggagagggaggaagagcgCAAGGAGAGGGAGTTGGAAAAGATAGCCTCTCAACAGAAATCAGCATTCTTTGAAGCTGCTTTAAGG GTGATACAAAGTAAGCTGAACATAGACTTGTCAGCTTCAGGCACACCTCCCTTACCTGTCATGTTGACTCACCTA GCTTCGTCTGGACCTGTGGCTTCGAATGGAAACTCAGGCCCCAACCATGTTGGGGTTGGTGCTGCATCTGGTGCAATTGTCAATTTTTAG